From Sulfuracidifex tepidarius, one genomic window encodes:
- a CDS encoding nucleotidyltransferase domain-containing protein: MKLVILFGSRARGDFTETSDYDALLVGDEVPRDPRMIPEDVYVRATKMFPGEVDPVFVNSEVFLKKLREGSPFFLQIMEEGKVLLKDDNFWEKALGVYKEVRSSFERKGKT; the protein is encoded by the coding sequence ATGAAGTTGGTCATACTTTTCGGCTCCAGAGCAAGGGGAGACTTCACAGAGACCAGTGACTACGACGCCCTCCTAGTAGGTGACGAGGTACCTAGAGACCCCAGGATGATACCGGAGGATGTTTACGTTCGAGCAACTAAGATGTTCCCAGGCGAAGTTGACCCGGTGTTCGTCAACTCCGAGGTTTTCCTAAAGAAGCTCAGGGAAGGCTCACCTTTCTTCCTCCAGATAATGGAAGAGGGGAAAGTTCTACTTAAAGACGATAACTTCTGGGAGAAGGCGCTAGGGGTATACAAAGAGGTAAGATCTTCATTCGAGAGGAAGGGGAAGACGTAG
- a CDS encoding HEPN domain-containing protein — MRQAERDLEEAKYSKQGRYYELSCFLSQQSAEKAVKGLLQFHGMERKGNSVLHLIDNPPDNIRQCASYLDKQYTPSRYPDVYDEGSPFEYYTEKEADECISCAEKILSWVKREIS; from the coding sequence TTGAGGCAGGCAGAGAGGGACTTAGAGGAGGCGAAGTACTCTAAACAAGGTAGGTATTACGAACTCTCCTGCTTTCTCTCTCAACAGTCCGCTGAGAAGGCGGTAAAGGGACTCCTACAGTTTCACGGTATGGAAAGAAAGGGTAATTCAGTACTCCACCTCATAGATAACCCTCCAGACAACATACGCCAGTGTGCATCGTACTTGGATAAGCAATACACACCTTCAAGATATCCCGATGTCTACGATGAGGGATCTCCTTTCGAGTATTATACAGAGAAAGAAGCTGATGAGTGTATATCCTGCGCTGAGAAGATCCTCTCATGGGTAAAGAGGGAAATATCATGA